Part of the Thalassotalea euphylliae genome, CTATTCTCGTACCAGAATACAAGGAGTGTACTGAGAATAGTAAGACTAATAGCAAATGTGAGTCAGGCCAATATATTATTGAGGCATTGCTAGGTATAGAAACAGGACAAAAGATGTCTGGTGCATATGAAAATGTTTGTATTCAAGCACTAAAACATATTTTTAATAATGACCTTGCAGGTTGGCATGAACAAAGTGAAACTATAGATGGATTAACAAGAAGAGATTTAGTTTGTAGGGTTTTGCCAAATTCTGAGGTTTGGACGCTTATTCTGAATGATTTGCAAAGTAGATACGTTGTTTTTGAATTCAAAAATTATTCAAATCCTATAACTCAAAAAGAAGTCATTACTACAGAAAAATACTTATATACGACGGCATTACGAAGGGTAGCCTTTATCATCACACAGAATGGACACAGTGAATCGGCTTTTAAAGTAATGGAAGGAGCCATGAGAGAACATGGAAAGCTAATGTTGCCACTAACTACTCAAGACTTAATAGACCTTATTCATATGAAAGATGATGGTTCAGATCCAAATTCTTATATTTTTGACGTTGTAGACAAGTTTCTAATAAGACTTGGCCGATAAATATTGAGTTGAAATTGAATATGCCCCTTCCTGTATCTAAAAAAGAAAAAGTTCAGGCTATTATCGAAATTTTAGACGAACTGTACCCTGAAGTTCCTATTCCACTTGATCACAAAGATCCATATACCTTATTAGTTGCTGTATTATTATCTGCTCAATGTACCGATGAACGTGTAAATCAGATCACGCCGAAACTATTTGCGAAAGCTGATAACCCTTATGACATGGTGAAAATGAGCATTGATGAAATCAAAAGGTATCTGGCACCTTTCTGAGATGATCATTAATCAACATCATGGTGAAGTACCGCAGAATTTTAAAGATCTTGAAGCAATGCCTGGTGTTGGTCACAAAACAGCATCTGTTGTAATGGCACAAGCCTTTAACGTACCAGCCTTCCCTGTTGATACACACATACACCGTTTGATGTATCGTTGGGGCTTATCTAATGGCAAAAGTGTTGAACAAACAGAGCGGGATGGAAAACGTCTGTTCCCAAAAGAACGTTGGAACGACCTTCACCTTCAAATCATTTACTATGGCCGAGAATATTGCCCTGCAAGAGGCTTTGATTTAGATAAATGTATTATCACTCGCCAATATGGTCGCAAGAGCTTTATAAATGAAGTCCTTAAAGAACAAGCCAAAAAGAAATAACTTTCATTAAAAAATGCCCACCAAAAGGTGGGCATCAATCTATGTGGTAACAGCTGCACTCTTGTTTGATTAAGTTTGCCGTTAACTTTAATTATGACCATTAAGAGAAAACTTTGCGTTCTTGCCCCCATCACATATTTAAAGGTTCTCAAAAAAATCAGCTATCGAGCTGACCTTTCCCCCGAAATTAAGACCATGACTTTGATGAGATTTCCAATAAACTGGAGACAGTGGAGATCTCAAAATGAAAAAACGTTACACCGAAGAACAAATCATTCGAGCCATCAAACAGCATGAAGCAGGCACTAAAGTTGACGATATTTGCCGAGAAATGGGCATATCTACTGGTACGTTTTATAACTGGCGTAGCAAATATGCAGGCCTTGAAGTCAATGAAGCAAAACGTCTTAAAGCGCTTGAAGCTGAAAACAATAAGCTCAAACGGCTATTAGCGGAAAAGCTGCTTGAAGTAGAAGGAATGAAGGATGTACTTTCAAAAAAGTGGTAAAGCCTTCGGATAGAAAGCGGATAGCGAGTCATTTAATCGATAAATGGCGTGAGCACTACAACCATGTTCGACCGCATAGCTCACTGAATTATTTATCACCTGTTGAGTTCGCGAAACGGGCTGCTTAATATGAATTATCTCATTGAAGAAGTGGTACTAATTTCAGGGGAAAGGTCACACTTTTGCTAAAGAATTAGGTTTATCTATATCCGTAATCAAGCGAAGCCGTCGTGTCACAAGCTTTCTCGTTAAGCTTGATATCGATCTTGAGACAATTATAGTGGGTAAAGATCTTTTGGATGAAATAAGAAAGCTGGTTGAGTTTTGTGGCGAAGCTACAAATAAAACTCTTGTAAAACGACTAATTGCAGATGCATCAAGGCCACTAAAGGATAAAAGAAAACTTAAAGGTAGTTGTATTAAAACACTTAAAGTACTAGCCAAAGAGCAAGAAAAATTAGACCTAAATAATTTTAGAGAATATTTAGCCAAACTGCCTAATCATAAAATCAAAATTCTGAAAAATTTAAGCCTCACTACATCATTTATGAATTTCCAAGGAAGAACTGCTTCAAATGATCCAAGCTTTGCCGTAAGCCAAAATGAAAAAAAATTTCCTCGCTGGCTGTTAAAGGGCATTGTACTTTTAATCTGCTCGTTTATATCTGTTGAAAATGCCTCATTTAACTCTGGTATAGATCAAACTTCATATTCATACATGGAAGCATATTCAAAATTAAAGGAGATGAAGAAACTCTAACAAAGCCTGCATTTCTTGAGATTTAAACAAGCCAATTTTACTGGAAGTTATACAGCAACAACAGGCGCTTAGGTCACCTCATCGTTTTCTAAAATTATTAAGCACCTAGTCTAATCGACTAGAAACTTTACAATCAATACCGTTATCTCTTAGCACTTTTCCAAAAGCTTCAGCGTAAGCTTTTTTCGGTTCAATTGACTGCATATCCCAAGTATTTTCATGTATTGGTATCGGATTTGCTGGCACATCCCAGCCACTTTTGTAATTCCGATGCCCAATATTATTATCTTTTAACCACCTAGCCATGCCTTTTCGTGCGTCTGGAACAGTAACCCAAGCAAAACCACAAGCCCCATCAAAAATAGGAGAGTACTCAGCCAATGTCATAGGAGTTGGGATACACTCTTGAGCGGCTAGCTCTCCTGCAACATTCGTTCGCTGATATATATCACTCCACCTAGCATTCCCTTTTAGGCCAATAGGGGATATGTTTTGAGGTGCTGCATCAAATTGTATATCTAAAGGCTCTTTATAGGGGTATGCAGTAACAAGTCTTGGAGCACTACCACTATTAACCATCCAACCCGTTTGAATTATAGCCCGTCGGTTGTTTCGCCCTATAATTTCTATTAAAGCTCCATGATTTATACCGTGGTTATTGTGCTTCAACCTAAATATTGACGCTGTTTTCATAGCACCTGATATT contains:
- a CDS encoding endonuclease III domain-containing protein — its product is MPLPVSKKEKVQAIIEILDELYPEVPIPLDHKDPYTLLVAVLLSAQCTDERVNQITPKLFAKADNPYDMVKMSIDEIKRYLAPF
- a CDS encoding integrase core domain-containing protein is translated as MVKPSDRKRIASHLIDKWREHYNHVRPHSSLNYLSPVEFAKRAA
- a CDS encoding restriction endonuclease, whose protein sequence is MTNSHLSQQHFVKLIAKLLDSLNYEKIKVNYIFEYFIDHECEIDIIFKESENWSVVEVKSYRPQNPPSVSQLKLAVDTIIEKKGHFKAQNALLILSCELNDTLKTYAKEIAPALEIWDVKDVLRKALPFHDLFQEILLHLEIDSSILVPEYKECTENSKTNSKCESGQYIIEALLGIETGQKMSGAYENVCIQALKHIFNNDLAGWHEQSETIDGLTRRDLVCRVLPNSEVWTLILNDLQSRYVVFEFKNYSNPITQKEVITTEKYLYTTALRRVAFIITQNGHSESAFKVMEGAMREHGKLMLPLTTQDLIDLIHMKDDGSDPNSYIFDVVDKFLIRLGR
- a CDS encoding endonuclease III domain-containing protein, with the translated sequence MKSKGIWHLSEMIINQHHGEVPQNFKDLEAMPGVGHKTASVVMAQAFNVPAFPVDTHIHRLMYRWGLSNGKSVEQTERDGKRLFPKERWNDLHLQIIYYGREYCPARGFDLDKCIITRQYGRKSFINEVLKEQAKKK